From the genome of Streptomyces sp. NBC_01260, one region includes:
- a CDS encoding DUF5107 domain-containing protein — protein MATTVRRAVLTLPAAATGPENPLPALRPLDEMHVVDDRDRAGLPRDMARQIGHEPLATVLPVAVLDGYGRERTPTGLDVIVIENDRLRATVLPGFGGRIHSLFHKPTDRDLVYTNPVLQPADFALNGAWFSGGIEWNIGATGHTTLSCAPVHAARVPAPDGGEMVRLWEWERLRDLPFQVDLWLPDGSDFLHVGVRIRNPHEHPAPVYWWSNIAVPEGERTRVVAPAEEAWHFGYERTLTRVPVPESGSVDRTYPLRSDFPADYFYEVPDGARRWIASLDENGHGLVQTSTDLLRGRKLFLWGSGPGGRRWQEWLTEPGTVGYAEIQAGLARTQLEHVPLEPGGEFSWLESYGPLSADPAAVHGDDWSAARAETEQRLAAALPRADVDAAYEAWRRCADTEPGEVLATGSGWGALEVRRAGYKLPGTPFAESTLGEQQAPWLELLEQGTFPEPRRVAPPGPSLVSPHWRDMLETASAEPLTEYHLGIAQWHADDRAQAVRSWERGLALAPSRWPLLRCLAVAAQESGQRERAADHYTEAFDDLCAERRDADEAWTAATAALGREAIEALLTAGRAGPARTVWDGLLPDIRRRGRFRLLEAGLLIAEGDRAAARALFDEGFEVADLREGAEILDEVWAELTDEPLPDVYNYRMRPRT, from the coding sequence TTGGCCACCACCGTACGACGTGCCGTACTGACCCTGCCCGCAGCGGCGACGGGACCGGAGAATCCGCTGCCCGCGCTGCGGCCCCTCGACGAGATGCATGTCGTCGACGATCGCGACCGGGCCGGTCTGCCCCGCGACATGGCCCGCCAGATCGGCCATGAGCCGCTTGCCACCGTCCTGCCCGTGGCCGTCCTCGACGGCTACGGACGCGAGCGCACCCCCACCGGCCTCGACGTGATCGTGATCGAGAACGACCGGCTGCGGGCCACCGTGCTGCCCGGATTCGGCGGCCGTATCCACTCCCTCTTCCACAAGCCCACCGACCGGGATCTCGTCTACACCAACCCCGTGCTCCAGCCCGCCGACTTCGCGCTCAACGGCGCCTGGTTCTCCGGCGGCATCGAGTGGAACATCGGCGCGACCGGCCACACCACCCTGTCCTGCGCCCCGGTGCACGCCGCCCGGGTCCCGGCGCCCGACGGCGGCGAGATGGTCCGGCTCTGGGAGTGGGAGAGACTGCGCGACCTGCCGTTCCAGGTGGACCTGTGGCTGCCCGACGGTTCCGACTTCCTGCACGTCGGTGTCCGGATACGCAATCCGCACGAGCACCCCGCGCCGGTCTACTGGTGGTCCAACATCGCCGTGCCGGAGGGCGAGCGCACCCGGGTGGTGGCGCCGGCCGAGGAGGCCTGGCACTTCGGCTACGAACGGACGCTGACCCGGGTCCCGGTCCCCGAGAGCGGCTCGGTCGACCGGACGTACCCGCTGCGCAGCGACTTCCCCGCCGACTACTTCTATGAGGTACCCGACGGCGCCCGCCGCTGGATCGCCTCCCTCGACGAGAACGGCCACGGGCTCGTCCAGACCTCCACCGACCTGCTGCGCGGCCGCAAACTCTTCCTCTGGGGCAGCGGACCCGGCGGCCGCCGCTGGCAGGAATGGCTCACCGAGCCAGGCACCGTCGGCTACGCGGAGATCCAGGCCGGACTCGCCCGCACCCAGCTGGAACACGTACCGCTGGAGCCCGGCGGCGAGTTCAGCTGGCTGGAGTCGTACGGGCCCCTGTCGGCGGACCCCGCCGCCGTGCACGGCGACGACTGGTCCGCGGCCCGCGCGGAGACCGAGCAGCGGCTCGCCGCCGCCCTGCCGCGCGCCGATGTGGACGCCGCATACGAGGCCTGGCGCCGTTGCGCGGACACCGAGCCCGGCGAGGTCCTCGCCACCGGGTCCGGCTGGGGCGCGCTCGAAGTGCGGCGGGCCGGATACAAGCTGCCCGGCACCCCGTTCGCCGAGTCCACGCTCGGCGAACAGCAGGCGCCCTGGCTGGAGCTGCTGGAGCAGGGGACCTTCCCCGAACCGCGCAGGGTGGCGCCGCCCGGCCCCTCCCTGGTCTCCCCGCACTGGCGCGACATGCTGGAGACGGCCTCCGCCGAACCGCTCACCGAATACCACCTGGGCATCGCCCAGTGGCACGCCGACGACCGCGCCCAGGCGGTCCGCAGCTGGGAACGCGGTCTGGCCCTGGCCCCGTCCCGCTGGCCGCTGCTGCGCTGCCTCGCCGTAGCCGCCCAGGAGAGCGGCCAGCGGGAGCGGGCGGCCGACCACTACACGGAGGCGTTCGACGACCTGTGCGCCGAACGCCGGGACGCCGACGAGGCCTGGACCGCGGCCACCGCCGCCCTCGGCCGGGAGGCGATCGAGGCGCTGCTGACGGCGGGCCGGGCCGGGCCTGCCCGCACCGTCTGGGACGGGCTGCTCCCCGATATCCGCCGCCGCGGCCGCTTCCGTCTGCTGGAGGCCGGACTGCTGATCGCGGAGGGCGACCGCGCGGCCGCCCGTGCCCTGTTCGACGAGGGCTTCGAGGTCGCCGATCTGCGCGAGGGCGCGGAGATCCTGGACGAGGTCTGGGCCGAGCTGACGGACGAACCGCTGCCGGACGTGTACAACTACCGGATGCGCCCGCGTACCTGA
- a CDS encoding CDGSH iron-sulfur domain-containing protein, which translates to MPNASSNGRRRVTPTQNGPVLLDGPVEVTLDDGSTVTSDRFTVALCVCRRSRAYPWCDTSHRRRVKGSAVRGPRSGGPASAENERTGRDGPGEEYGT; encoded by the coding sequence GTGCCGAACGCATCGAGTAACGGGCGGCGGAGGGTGACCCCGACGCAGAACGGGCCGGTACTGCTCGATGGCCCGGTCGAGGTGACCCTCGACGACGGGAGCACGGTGACCTCGGACCGGTTCACCGTGGCTCTCTGCGTCTGCCGGCGCAGCCGTGCCTATCCCTGGTGCGACACCAGCCACCGCCGCAGAGTCAAAGGCTCCGCCGTGCGCGGCCCGCGGTCCGGAGGCCCGGCGTCAGCGGAGAACGAGCGGACGGGACGAGATGGTCCCGGTGAGGAGTACGGCACGTGA
- a CDS encoding LapA family protein has translation MSPKDVSSGGTSRTGPFSPARIVVIVIAILSVVFIAENTGDVTVRLLIPLVTIPLYVALIVMFVAGMACGAYFFRRRPK, from the coding sequence ATGAGCCCGAAGGATGTGTCGAGCGGCGGGACGAGCCGCACCGGGCCGTTCTCCCCGGCCCGCATTGTGGTCATCGTCATCGCGATCCTGTCGGTGGTGTTCATCGCGGAGAACACCGGCGACGTGACGGTCCGCCTCCTGATCCCGCTGGTGACCATTCCGCTCTACGTGGCCCTGATCGTGATGTTCGTGGCCGGGATGGCCTGCGGCGCCTACTTCTTCCGCAGGCGGCCCAAGTAG
- a CDS encoding DUF6204 family protein, whose amino-acid sequence MSTQHTYRVIVRGTWAGLTDVARERLLAEVEEHGLAAMAFSEEGSLTYDRVLKHFSFRYVVVSDAEDGVEMASAIAEDRAETELRERGYGHGELRSTATDMDTMKINFKGRRGPGAA is encoded by the coding sequence ATGAGCACGCAGCACACCTACCGGGTGATTGTGCGCGGCACCTGGGCCGGGCTGACGGACGTGGCACGGGAGCGGCTGCTGGCCGAGGTGGAGGAGCACGGCCTGGCGGCCATGGCGTTCAGCGAGGAGGGCTCGCTCACCTACGACCGGGTGCTCAAGCACTTCAGTTTCCGCTACGTGGTGGTGTCGGACGCCGAGGACGGCGTGGAGATGGCGTCCGCGATCGCCGAGGACCGCGCGGAGACGGAGCTGCGGGAGCGCGGATACGGACATGGCGAACTGCGCTCCACCGCGACGGACATGGACACCATGAAGATCAACTTCAAGGGGCGGCGGGGGCCGGGGGCGGCCTGA
- a CDS encoding DJ-1/PfpI/YhbO family deglycase/protease: MTANDGSKRKVLAVVTNYGVEQDELVVPVEHLRGWGAQVDIAAVSTDEIETLVGDKNPGKTMRPDLTLDAADAAAYDLLLVPGGTLNADKLRCQSPVVDLIRSFKEAGRPVAAICHGPWALVEADVVAGKRLTSYPSLATDIRNAGGTWADEPVVTDDTGGWTLITSRNPGDLDPFLHEIDAALSVV; the protein is encoded by the coding sequence ATGACCGCGAATGACGGAAGCAAGCGCAAGGTACTGGCCGTCGTGACGAACTACGGCGTCGAGCAGGACGAGCTCGTGGTGCCGGTCGAACATCTGCGTGGCTGGGGTGCCCAAGTGGACATCGCGGCCGTGTCCACGGACGAGATCGAAACGCTTGTCGGCGACAAGAACCCCGGAAAGACCATGAGGCCTGACCTCACGCTGGACGCGGCCGACGCTGCCGCATACGACCTGCTGCTCGTACCGGGCGGGACCTTGAACGCGGACAAGCTGCGCTGCCAGAGCCCGGTGGTGGACCTCATCCGCTCCTTCAAGGAGGCCGGACGCCCGGTCGCGGCGATCTGCCACGGGCCGTGGGCCCTGGTCGAGGCGGATGTCGTCGCGGGCAAACGGCTCACGTCGTACCCCTCGCTGGCCACGGACATCCGCAACGCGGGCGGCACATGGGCCGACGAGCCGGTGGTCACCGATGACACCGGCGGCTGGACACTCATCACGTCCCGCAACCCCGGAGACCTGGACCCGTTCCTCCACGAGATCGATGCTGCCCTCTCTGTCGTATGA
- a CDS encoding CocE/NonD family hydrolase, producing MSLSRRPLAFVAGAALAAPLALAGTAQAATAAAGSEYTVTPLKFTVSAGGRSCTVDADLYRPSGADAQHPAPAVLATNGFGGSKSDGSTDGIGKAFASRGYVGLVYSGLGFGKSGCLITLDDPETDGRAAAALVDFLGGTRAADDGTKAGFVTQDGPGDPRVGMIGGSYGGAVQMATAAVDHRVDALVPLITWNDLGYALAPNNTGAADGVSSDTAGVFKWQWTNGFYLMGEGQTILSPSLDPSRFGSLTCLHFAAKACDTVQLLNSGRYPAGKTAAVLDYARSVSPVSYLSRVKAPTLLVQGQADSLFNLNEATATYETLKAQGTTAKMIWQAWGHSGGQVDGELDLGQGNLESSYVGGRILAWFDRYLRHETKTGTGPEFAYYRDWQSGYGTAAAVPGLTQKMYLSGDGKLVDNRSKVSRGSRQYTNWLVPTSHSESSLAGLVGLPDPKPYDTKGTYLGWTSAPLTSAVDVVGAPRATLKVVSPKTERVQNSGDASDKLVLFAKVYDVAPDGSRTLVNRLVSPVRVPDVTRPFTVQLPGIVHRYESGHRLEFVIAASDTAYFGNRGIKPVTVVSAPQDTGVLELPVVGGTVTGGTVN from the coding sequence ATGTCGCTGTCCCGCAGACCGCTCGCATTCGTCGCCGGGGCCGCCCTCGCGGCGCCGCTCGCGCTCGCCGGCACCGCACAGGCCGCAACGGCGGCCGCGGGATCCGAATACACCGTCACCCCGCTGAAGTTCACCGTGTCCGCGGGCGGCCGGTCCTGCACCGTGGACGCCGATCTCTACCGCCCCTCCGGCGCAGACGCGCAGCACCCGGCGCCCGCCGTGCTCGCCACCAACGGCTTCGGCGGCAGCAAGTCGGACGGTTCCACCGACGGCATCGGCAAGGCCTTCGCCTCACGCGGCTACGTCGGGCTCGTCTACTCCGGGCTCGGCTTCGGCAAGTCCGGCTGCCTCATCACACTCGACGACCCCGAGACCGACGGCAGGGCCGCCGCGGCCCTGGTCGACTTCCTCGGCGGGACCCGCGCGGCCGACGACGGCACCAAGGCCGGCTTCGTCACCCAGGACGGCCCCGGAGACCCCCGGGTCGGCATGATCGGCGGCTCGTACGGCGGGGCCGTCCAGATGGCGACCGCGGCCGTCGACCACCGCGTCGACGCCCTGGTCCCGCTGATCACCTGGAACGACCTCGGCTACGCACTCGCCCCCAACAACACCGGTGCGGCCGACGGCGTCTCCTCCGACACCGCCGGGGTCTTCAAATGGCAGTGGACCAACGGCTTCTACCTGATGGGGGAGGGGCAGACGATCCTCAGCCCCAGCCTGGACCCCTCCCGGTTCGGCAGCCTGACCTGCCTCCACTTCGCGGCCAAGGCCTGCGACACCGTCCAACTGCTCAACTCGGGCCGCTACCCGGCCGGGAAGACCGCCGCCGTGCTCGACTACGCGCGCAGCGTCTCGCCGGTCTCGTACCTGAGCCGGGTCAAGGCGCCGACGCTCCTGGTCCAGGGCCAGGCCGACAGCCTCTTCAACCTCAACGAGGCCACCGCCACGTACGAGACGCTCAAGGCGCAGGGCACCACGGCCAAGATGATCTGGCAGGCCTGGGGTCACAGCGGCGGCCAGGTGGACGGTGAACTCGACCTGGGCCAGGGCAATCTGGAGAGCAGTTACGTCGGCGGGCGCATCCTCGCCTGGTTCGACCGCTACCTCCGCCACGAGACGAAGACCGGCACCGGACCCGAGTTCGCCTACTACCGCGACTGGCAGAGCGGCTACGGCACCGCGGCCGCCGTCCCGGGCCTCACGCAGAAGATGTACCTCTCGGGCGACGGCAAGCTCGTCGACAACCGCTCCAAGGTCTCGCGCGGCAGCCGCCAGTACACCAACTGGCTGGTGCCCACCAGCCACTCCGAGAGCTCGCTCGCCGGTCTCGTCGGCCTGCCCGACCCCAAGCCGTACGACACCAAGGGCACCTACCTCGGCTGGACCAGTGCCCCGCTGACCTCCGCCGTCGATGTCGTCGGCGCCCCCAGGGCGACGCTGAAGGTCGTCTCGCCGAAGACGGAGCGCGTACAGAACAGCGGTGACGCCTCCGACAAGCTCGTCCTGTTCGCCAAGGTGTACGACGTCGCGCCGGACGGCTCCAGGACGCTGGTGAACCGGCTCGTCTCGCCGGTCCGGGTTCCGGACGTGACCAGGCCGTTCACCGTGCAGCTGCCCGGAATCGTCCACCGGTACGAGTCGGGGCACCGGCTGGAATTCGTGATCGCGGCCAGTGACACCGCGTACTTCGGGAACCGCGGCATCAAGCCGGTCACCGTCGTCAGCGCGCCCCAGGACACCGGAGTGCTGGAGCTGCCCGTGGTCGGTGGCACCGTGACCGGTGGCACGGTGAACTGA
- a CDS encoding VOC family protein, whose product MEILGTTLRICVDDLEAAVAFYEDLTGSPALRFERGGVSVAAISCFLLMSGPEAELEILRKVTATIAVKDVDEANASLTRVGARIIAGPVHTPVGRNLIALHPDGSVFEYVDRNLAA is encoded by the coding sequence ATGGAAATCCTGGGAACCACGCTGCGTATCTGCGTCGACGACCTGGAGGCCGCGGTGGCCTTCTACGAAGACCTCACGGGCAGTCCGGCGCTGCGCTTCGAGCGCGGCGGGGTCTCCGTGGCCGCCATCAGCTGCTTCCTGCTGATGAGCGGCCCCGAGGCCGAGCTGGAGATCCTGCGGAAGGTGACGGCGACGATCGCGGTCAAGGACGTCGACGAGGCCAACGCCTCGCTGACCCGGGTGGGTGCCCGGATCATCGCGGGCCCCGTCCACACGCCCGTCGGCCGCAATCTGATCGCCCTGCATCCGGACGGCTCGGTCTTCGAGTACGTCGACCGGAACCTGGCGGCCTGA
- a CDS encoding acyl-CoA dehydrogenase family protein: MARPRALGDHRRHALTPGRIHGKEGPTQGNEIEYLFRKIRMFRVLTGTSEIQRNGIAKLLAFSA, from the coding sequence CTGGCGCGACCACGAGCGCTGGGCGATCACCGCCGACATGCGCTGACGCCTGGCCGGATCCACGGCAAGGAAGGGCCGACCCAGGGCAACGAGATCGAGTACCTCTTCCGCAAGATCCGTATGTTCCGCGTCCTGACCGGCACGTCGGAGATCCAGCGCAACGGCATCGCCAAGCTCCTGGCCTTCAGCGCCTGA
- a CDS encoding iron-containing redox enzyme family protein, which yields MKTAQNADVRPREPILPTGRGILSDGVLRALRARPGREGPLPSDGAVDETDPYSEDLHLALYLCYELHYRGFHDVDPAWEWNPALLGLRAGLEHRFLEALRADTETRSRSADEAFAGILVEPLDGTGVSHFLRDEGELWHLREYAAQRSLYHLKEADPHAWVIPRLRGRAKAGMAAVEFDEYGAGSAGRMHSRLFADLMTDLGLDTTYGRYVDVATEGMLASVNLMSMFGLHRALRGALVGHFAAVEVTSSPASQRLAEAMRREGAGAAAVHFYAEHVEADAVHEQVVRREVVGGLLEEEPWLEADVVFGIESTDLLDARLGEKTLSAWRQGRSSLRRPL from the coding sequence GTGAAAACGGCGCAGAACGCGGATGTGCGCCCGCGTGAGCCCATCCTGCCGACGGGCCGCGGCATCCTCAGTGACGGAGTCCTCCGAGCCCTGCGCGCCCGTCCTGGTCGCGAAGGCCCCCTGCCGTCGGACGGTGCCGTCGACGAGACCGATCCGTACAGCGAGGACCTGCACCTGGCGCTCTACCTCTGTTACGAACTGCACTACCGCGGGTTCCACGACGTCGACCCCGCCTGGGAATGGAACCCCGCGCTTCTCGGGCTGCGAGCGGGACTGGAACACCGATTCCTGGAAGCACTGCGTGCAGACACGGAAACCCGCTCCCGCAGCGCCGACGAGGCATTCGCCGGGATCCTCGTCGAGCCGCTGGACGGCACGGGAGTGTCGCACTTCCTCCGGGACGAGGGAGAGCTGTGGCATCTGCGGGAGTACGCCGCCCAGCGTTCGCTCTACCACCTCAAGGAGGCCGATCCCCATGCCTGGGTGATCCCCCGGCTGCGGGGCCGGGCCAAGGCGGGCATGGCCGCGGTGGAGTTCGACGAGTACGGTGCGGGCTCGGCCGGCCGGATGCACTCCCGGCTCTTCGCGGACCTGATGACGGATCTCGGCCTGGACACGACATACGGCCGGTACGTGGACGTGGCGACGGAGGGGATGCTGGCGAGTGTCAACCTCATGTCGATGTTCGGCTTGCACCGTGCGCTCCGGGGTGCCCTGGTGGGGCACTTCGCCGCGGTCGAGGTCACTTCGTCGCCGGCCTCCCAGCGACTGGCGGAGGCGATGCGGCGGGAGGGCGCGGGCGCGGCGGCGGTGCACTTCTACGCCGAGCATGTCGAGGCCGACGCCGTCCACGAACAGGTGGTCCGCCGCGAGGTCGTCGGCGGGTTGCTGGAGGAGGAGCCGTGGCTGGAGGCGGACGTGGTCTTCGGCATCGAGTCGACGGATCTGCTGGACGCGCGGCTGGGTGAGAAGACGCTCTCCGCCTGGCGCCAAGGCCGCTCCAGTCTGCGCAGACCACTCTGA
- a CDS encoding GNAT family N-acetyltransferase gives MSDTTYLAEGPRTAIRPFTLADADEFTARARQSRELHRPWLFPPADPDMYAAYAAVLIEDPTKAGFLVCERHGGEGAADGAIAGFININNIVIGGFCCGALGYGAFAHAAGRGLMAEGLGLVLRHAFGPLGLHRLEANIQPGNEASLALVRRAGFRLEGFSPDFLFIDGAWRDHERWAITADMR, from the coding sequence ATGTCCGACACCACCTACCTCGCCGAGGGGCCGCGCACGGCGATCCGCCCCTTCACCCTCGCGGATGCCGACGAGTTCACCGCACGGGCCCGCCAGAGCCGCGAACTGCACCGGCCCTGGCTGTTCCCGCCCGCCGATCCGGACATGTACGCCGCGTACGCGGCCGTACTCATCGAGGACCCCACGAAAGCGGGCTTCCTCGTGTGCGAGCGGCACGGTGGCGAGGGTGCGGCCGACGGTGCCATCGCCGGCTTCATCAACATCAACAACATCGTCATCGGCGGCTTCTGCTGCGGCGCGCTCGGATACGGCGCCTTCGCCCACGCGGCCGGGCGCGGGCTGATGGCCGAGGGGCTCGGCCTGGTTCTGCGGCACGCCTTCGGGCCCCTCGGCCTGCACCGCCTCGAAGCCAACATCCAGCCGGGCAACGAGGCCTCGCTCGCACTGGTGCGCCGGGCCGGCTTCCGGCTGGAGGGCTTCTCGCCGGACTTCCTCTTCATCGACGGAGCCTGGCGCGACCACGAGCGCTGGGCGATCACCGCCGACATGCGCTGA
- a CDS encoding class I SAM-dependent methyltransferase: protein MPKETAVYTHGHHESVLRSHRWRTAVNSAGYLIGELRPGMNVLDVGCGPGTITADLAALVAPGRVTAVDTTREILDRAAEVAAERGLDNLEFTTADVHALDFPDDTFDVVHAHQVLQHVGDPVQALREMRRVCRPGGVVAARDSDYAAMTWFPEVPGMDAWQELYGRVARANGGEPDAGRRLLSWARQAGFTDITPTAAAWCFATPESRDWWSGLWADRTVGSVYAKLAVDGGHASAEQLTAIAEAWRSWGEQSDGWFMVPHGEVLCRA, encoded by the coding sequence ATGCCGAAGGAGACCGCCGTCTACACCCACGGCCACCACGAGTCGGTGCTGCGCTCGCACCGCTGGCGCACCGCCGTCAATTCCGCGGGCTACCTCATCGGTGAACTGCGCCCCGGCATGAACGTGCTGGACGTGGGCTGCGGGCCCGGCACCATCACCGCGGACCTCGCCGCACTGGTCGCCCCCGGGCGGGTGACCGCCGTCGACACCACCCGCGAGATCCTGGACCGGGCGGCCGAGGTGGCAGCGGAACGCGGCCTGGACAACCTGGAGTTCACCACCGCCGATGTGCACGCCCTGGACTTCCCCGACGACACGTTCGACGTGGTCCACGCCCACCAGGTGCTCCAGCATGTCGGGGACCCGGTGCAGGCGCTGCGCGAGATGCGACGGGTCTGCCGCCCCGGTGGCGTCGTCGCGGCCCGCGACAGCGACTACGCGGCGATGACCTGGTTCCCCGAAGTGCCGGGAATGGATGCCTGGCAGGAACTGTACGGCAGGGTGGCACGCGCCAACGGCGGCGAGCCGGACGCGGGCCGCCGGCTGCTCTCCTGGGCCCGGCAGGCCGGCTTCACCGACATCACCCCGACGGCCGCCGCCTGGTGTTTCGCAACCCCGGAGAGCCGGGACTGGTGGAGCGGCCTGTGGGCGGACCGTACCGTCGGCTCGGTCTACGCGAAGCTGGCGGTCGACGGCGGGCACGCGTCGGCCGAGCAGCTGACCGCGATCGCCGAGGCGTGGCGCAGCTGGGGCGAGCAGAGCGACGGCTGGTTCATGGTCCCGCACGGCGAGGTGCTCTGCCGCGCATGA
- a CDS encoding catalase, whose translation MTDTSREPTTTDSGAPVESDEHSLTVGPGGPILLQDAYLIEQMAQFNRERIPERQPHAKGSGAFGHFEVINDVSAYTKAAVFQPGTRTELVARFSTVAGERGSPDTWRDPRGFAVKFYTSEGNYDMVGNDTPVFFVKDPMKFQHFIRSQKRRADNNLRDHDMQWDFWTLSPESAHQVAWLMGDRGIPRTWRHMNGYTSHTYMWINAQGERFWVKYHFKTDQGIEYFTQHEGDQMAATDTDYHTRDLFEHIRDGEYPSWTLHVQVMPYADAAEYRFNPFDLTKVWPHGDYPLIKVGRMTLNRNPTDNHAEIEQAAFQPNNLVPGIGPSPDRMLLARLFSYADAHRYRIGGNYQQLPVNAPVVPVNTYSKDGAMAYRKTTDPVYAPNSKGGPSADTDRHGSPPSWSADGEITRAAYVDHAEDDDWGQPGTLVREVLDDAARDRLVDNVVGHLLNGVTEPVLRRAFEYWSNIDKTIGERIKQGVRAKADEKDPKAAEQGNPARRGMQAKA comes from the coding sequence ATGACCGACACCTCACGCGAGCCGACCACCACGGATTCCGGTGCTCCGGTGGAGAGCGACGAACACTCGCTCACCGTCGGCCCCGGCGGACCGATCCTGTTGCAGGACGCCTACCTCATCGAGCAGATGGCGCAGTTCAACCGGGAGCGGATTCCTGAGCGTCAGCCCCACGCCAAGGGGAGCGGTGCCTTCGGACACTTCGAAGTGATCAATGATGTCAGCGCCTACACCAAGGCTGCCGTCTTCCAGCCCGGCACCAGGACTGAACTGGTCGCCCGGTTCTCCACCGTCGCAGGCGAGCGCGGCAGCCCGGACACCTGGCGGGACCCGCGCGGCTTCGCGGTGAAGTTCTACACCAGCGAGGGCAACTACGACATGGTGGGCAACGACACCCCCGTGTTCTTCGTCAAGGATCCGATGAAGTTCCAGCACTTCATCCGGTCCCAGAAGCGTCGCGCGGACAACAACCTGCGCGATCATGACATGCAGTGGGACTTCTGGACCCTCTCGCCCGAGTCGGCCCACCAGGTCGCATGGCTGATGGGCGACCGCGGCATCCCGCGTACATGGCGGCACATGAACGGCTACACCTCGCACACCTACATGTGGATCAACGCGCAGGGCGAGCGCTTCTGGGTGAAGTACCACTTCAAGACCGACCAGGGCATCGAGTACTTCACCCAGCACGAGGGCGACCAGATGGCCGCGACCGACACCGATTACCACACACGGGATCTTTTCGAACACATCCGTGACGGTGAGTATCCGAGCTGGACGCTGCACGTGCAGGTCATGCCGTACGCGGACGCCGCGGAGTACCGGTTCAACCCGTTCGACCTGACCAAGGTGTGGCCGCATGGCGACTATCCGCTGATCAAGGTCGGCCGGATGACCCTGAACCGCAACCCCACCGACAACCACGCCGAGATCGAGCAGGCGGCTTTCCAGCCGAACAACCTGGTTCCCGGCATCGGCCCGAGCCCGGACCGGATGCTGCTGGCGCGGCTGTTCTCGTATGCGGATGCGCACCGCTACCGCATCGGGGGCAATTACCAGCAGCTGCCCGTCAACGCGCCAGTCGTTCCGGTGAACACGTACTCGAAGGACGGAGCGATGGCGTACCGGAAGACCACCGACCCCGTGTACGCCCCGAACTCGAAGGGCGGGCCCTCGGCCGACACCGACCGGCACGGCAGCCCGCCGAGCTGGTCTGCCGACGGGGAGATCACTCGAGCGGCCTATGTCGACCACGCCGAGGACGACGACTGGGGTCAGCCCGGCACCCTGGTGCGCGAGGTCCTGGACGACGCGGCCCGCGACCGGCTGGTGGACAACGTCGTCGGCCATCTGCTCAACGGGGTCACCGAGCCTGTTCTGCGACGAGCTTTCGAGTACTGGTCCAACATCGACAAGACGATCGGTGAACGCATCAAGCAGGGGGTTCGCGCCAAGGCGGACGAAAAGGACCCGAAGGCCGCGGAGCAGGGCAACCCCGCACGGCGGGGAATGCAGGCCAAGGCCTGA